From one Dethiosulfovibrio peptidovorans genomic stretch:
- a CDS encoding electron transport complex subunit RsxA, with product MDLMLLFVSSIFVNNILLSRFLGCCPFMGVSTRLGTAKGMGAAVIFVILLSSLMTWLLYHHVLVPLHLEYLYTLSFILVIAALVQFVELALKKLNPGLYRSLGIFLPLITTNCAVLGIAVINMNERYSLVRSMVNALGSALGFFLAIILMAGIRERLEHNDNIPKCLQGLPLALVTAGLMSIAFMGFNGML from the coding sequence ATGGACCTGATGCTTCTTTTCGTGAGCTCCATTTTTGTCAATAACATCCTTCTGTCGCGTTTTTTGGGATGTTGTCCGTTTATGGGAGTGTCCACGAGGCTGGGGACCGCCAAGGGCATGGGAGCGGCTGTCATCTTTGTTATACTTCTTTCGTCTCTCATGACCTGGCTACTCTATCACCATGTTCTTGTTCCTCTGCACCTTGAATATCTCTATACCTTGTCGTTTATCCTCGTGATTGCCGCTCTGGTCCAGTTTGTGGAGTTGGCTCTCAAAAAGCTCAATCCCGGGCTCTACCGGTCTTTGGGGATATTTCTTCCCCTGATTACGACCAACTGCGCCGTGCTGGGTATTGCGGTCATCAACATGAACGAAAGGTACTCTCTTGTTCGCTCCATGGTTAACGCTTTAGGGTCCGCTTTGGGGTTTTTCCTGGCCATAATCCTGATGGCGGGAATACGGGAACGTCTGGAGCATAACGATAACATCCCCAAGTGTCTCCAGGGGTTGCCTCTGGCCCTTGTGACTGCCGGGCTGATGTCCATAGCCTTTATGGGCTTTAACGGCATGCTCTGA
- a CDS encoding electron transport complex subunit RsxE, with protein sequence MKEALQIVKNGLLNDNPVFVQCIGLCPTLAVSTSAANGLGMGIAATFVLMASNAVISAIRRVIPDEIRIPIFIVVIAGFVTVVQFLMAGFAPGLNKSLGIFIPLIVVNCLILARADAFAFKNSVGASVLDGLGMGLGFSLALTFLGAVREFLGNGSVFDIVVTPPGFQPGLLMILAPGGFIVLGVCMGCFRAFQGWWAGRRGRPVPKVPSGCSACALGKLCSRGDCPDDDEGSKGVE encoded by the coding sequence ATGAAAGAGGCGCTTCAGATCGTGAAAAACGGTCTTTTGAACGATAATCCGGTGTTCGTCCAGTGTATCGGACTCTGTCCTACTCTGGCCGTCTCGACCAGCGCAGCGAATGGGCTTGGTATGGGTATAGCTGCCACGTTCGTCCTCATGGCTTCGAATGCGGTCATATCGGCAATCCGACGAGTTATCCCTGATGAGATCAGGATCCCGATTTTCATCGTCGTTATTGCTGGGTTCGTCACGGTCGTGCAATTTCTCATGGCAGGATTTGCCCCTGGCCTGAACAAGTCTCTTGGTATCTTCATCCCTCTCATCGTCGTTAACTGTCTCATTTTGGCCCGAGCCGACGCCTTCGCTTTTAAGAACTCCGTAGGAGCCTCCGTCCTTGATGGTTTGGGGATGGGGTTGGGCTTTTCCCTCGCCTTGACCTTTCTGGGAGCCGTTCGAGAGTTTTTGGGAAATGGCTCGGTCTTCGACATCGTCGTCACCCCTCCGGGGTTTCAGCCAGGTTTGCTGATGATTTTGGCACCTGGTGGTTTTATCGTCTTGGGGGTATGTATGGGATGCTTCAGGGCTTTCCAGGGATGGTGGGCCGGCCGTCGTGGTCGTCCCGTTCCGAAGGTGCCCTCAGGCTGTTCCGCCTGTGCGTTGGGGAAGCTCTGCTCCAGAGGGGATTGTCCTGATGACGATGAAGGTTCGAAAGGGGTAGAGTGA
- a CDS encoding electron transporter RnfG yields MAFSRVYVKSAAKVLRLGLILCMVTAITGMLLGVVERLTSDAIRMTQEKEKSEALSAVMPKASSFVPVDIELESDSVITEVHEAFHGGESIGLCVVVVPRGYAGPIELLVGLTPKGGVQAIRIMRQSETPGLGAKAARPSFWKQFDEKEMFPLQVVKNSPALPEEIQAISGATITSSAVVSGVNAAVAFWEKSYGEGQK; encoded by the coding sequence ATGGCATTCTCCCGTGTGTACGTTAAGAGCGCCGCTAAGGTCCTTCGTCTCGGGCTGATTCTGTGTATGGTGACGGCCATCACCGGAATGCTCCTGGGAGTCGTAGAGCGACTGACCTCAGATGCCATTCGTATGACTCAGGAGAAGGAGAAGTCCGAGGCCTTGTCGGCGGTTATGCCAAAGGCCAGTTCTTTCGTACCAGTTGACATCGAACTGGAGTCTGATTCTGTCATTACTGAAGTTCATGAAGCATTTCACGGCGGCGAGTCCATCGGTTTGTGCGTTGTCGTGGTTCCTAGGGGATACGCTGGACCGATAGAGCTGCTCGTCGGGCTTACCCCAAAGGGAGGGGTTCAGGCCATTCGGATTATGAGGCAGTCTGAAACTCCGGGATTGGGAGCTAAAGCGGCTCGACCGTCTTTCTGGAAGCAATTTGATGAAAAGGAGATGTTTCCTCTGCAAGTGGTGAAAAACTCTCCAGCCCTGCCTGAGGAGATTCAGGCTATTTCGGGGGCCACCATAACATCCTCTGCGGTCGTCTCCGGAGTCAACGCGGCTGTCGCTTTCTGGGAGAAGAGCTACGGGGAGGGACAAAAATGA
- a CDS encoding Na+-transporting NADH:ubiquinone oxidoreductase subunit D, translating to MTSRFVIGSSPHIHGALTTQKIMALVLLALVPAGAAGIWFLGLSSLWVICVCVLSAVGAEFLWQKLMRQAVTVSDLSAAVTGLLLAYNLPPTIPLWMAACGSVFAIVLAKQFFGGLGRNIVNPALSGRAMMLISWPVAMTTWTVQGVSTATPLTLIKSGEAGLPSLWDVFVGNVGGCIGETSAFALLLGGGFLIYKDVISWRIPLVYMAVVAGGSLFFGRPAGAVYEVFSGGLMLGAFFMATDYTTTPISAKGQVLFAVGCGLLTSLIRIFGGYPEGVSYSILMMNLFVPLIDRLTIPKFFGEVRS from the coding sequence ATGACGTCTCGATTTGTGATAGGTAGCTCTCCCCACATCCACGGGGCTCTTACGACTCAAAAAATTATGGCTTTGGTCCTTCTGGCCCTCGTTCCAGCAGGGGCTGCCGGGATCTGGTTTCTGGGGTTATCCAGCCTCTGGGTGATCTGTGTCTGTGTGCTCTCAGCTGTAGGCGCTGAATTTTTATGGCAGAAGTTGATGCGTCAGGCTGTCACGGTCTCCGATTTGTCCGCTGCTGTGACAGGGCTTTTGCTGGCATATAATCTTCCTCCCACTATTCCTCTCTGGATGGCGGCCTGTGGGTCTGTTTTCGCCATCGTTCTGGCGAAGCAGTTCTTCGGTGGGCTTGGAAGGAATATCGTCAACCCCGCTCTGAGTGGACGGGCGATGATGCTCATTTCCTGGCCTGTGGCCATGACAACATGGACCGTCCAAGGCGTCAGCACTGCCACCCCTCTGACTTTGATCAAGTCTGGTGAGGCAGGGCTGCCATCTCTTTGGGACGTTTTCGTGGGAAACGTGGGGGGCTGTATCGGAGAGACCTCGGCATTTGCTCTTCTGCTGGGAGGGGGCTTTCTGATTTATAAAGACGTCATTTCCTGGAGGATCCCTCTGGTGTACATGGCCGTCGTTGCAGGGGGCTCTCTGTTCTTTGGCCGTCCTGCCGGGGCGGTGTACGAGGTGTTCTCCGGTGGATTGATGCTCGGAGCGTTTTTTATGGCGACCGATTACACGACGACCCCCATCTCGGCCAAGGGGCAGGTTCTTTTTGCTGTTGGCTGTGGCCTTTTGACCTCCCTGATACGGATCTTTGGGGGATACCCCGAAGGGGTCTCCTACTCAATTCTCATGATGAATCTCTTTGTTCCCCTGATCGACAGACTGACGATTCCTAAGTTTTTTGGGGAGGTGCGTAGCTGA
- a CDS encoding electron transport complex subunit RsxC, with amino-acid sequence MRLPTFRGGVHPPDGKSLTSDKVVEFLSPKGDLVYPLSQNIGAPCTPVVAKGDRVLVGQKLADSDAFVSAPILASVSGKVKDIGLRRTIPGSFEDCIVVENDQLYEQGPRLFDTFGRLPRCEEYLDLIRAAGLVGMGGACFPTHVKLSPPKGRVIRWVIVNGSECEPFLNCDNRLMLEHPRSVVEGLRLCLSLFPEARGTIVIENNKPRSIRAIQNELNDLQDERLSLVPHRVKYPQGAEKMLIWSVTGQEVPMGKLPADVGCIILNVRTLYHIWLALTQGIPVVERIVSVTGDVVSNPKNFRVPLGISVRELVDAAGGFNETPVKVLAGGPMMGISMRSLDVPVVKGTSGILALSSRMAPVSQESECLRCGRCVDACPMWLVPLTLDQAVRRGDYAAFEQNGGMNCIECGCCTYHCPALRQLTQTCRTGKARVMAERKKKLGAVQR; translated from the coding sequence ATGAGACTGCCGACGTTCAGGGGAGGCGTTCATCCGCCTGACGGAAAATCGCTGACGTCAGATAAGGTCGTGGAGTTCCTATCTCCAAAAGGAGATTTGGTGTACCCTCTGTCCCAGAATATCGGTGCACCCTGTACACCCGTGGTTGCAAAAGGTGATCGGGTTCTTGTCGGGCAGAAACTGGCCGATTCTGATGCTTTTGTGTCGGCTCCGATATTAGCAAGCGTCTCAGGGAAGGTGAAGGACATCGGCCTTCGAAGGACCATTCCCGGGAGCTTCGAGGACTGTATCGTCGTCGAAAATGATCAGTTATACGAGCAGGGCCCCCGTTTGTTTGATACTTTCGGGCGTTTGCCTCGTTGTGAGGAATACCTTGATCTCATCCGTGCAGCAGGACTGGTCGGAATGGGGGGGGCATGTTTTCCCACCCACGTCAAACTATCGCCCCCAAAGGGACGGGTTATTCGATGGGTGATCGTGAACGGCTCGGAATGTGAACCCTTTCTGAACTGCGACAACCGTCTGATGCTTGAACACCCGAGGTCCGTCGTCGAGGGGCTTCGACTGTGTCTGTCTCTTTTTCCCGAGGCGAGAGGAACGATCGTCATCGAGAACAACAAACCTCGAAGCATCCGGGCGATTCAGAACGAGCTGAACGATTTGCAGGATGAGCGACTGAGCCTCGTCCCCCATCGCGTCAAATACCCACAGGGTGCGGAGAAGATGTTGATCTGGTCCGTGACGGGACAGGAGGTCCCTATGGGTAAGTTGCCTGCGGATGTGGGGTGTATCATCCTCAACGTCAGGACTCTGTATCATATCTGGCTTGCTCTGACGCAGGGAATCCCCGTGGTGGAACGGATCGTATCGGTAACGGGCGATGTGGTGTCCAATCCCAAGAATTTTCGGGTTCCTCTGGGGATTTCCGTCAGAGAGCTTGTAGATGCTGCCGGTGGGTTTAACGAGACGCCGGTGAAGGTCCTGGCTGGGGGGCCCATGATGGGGATTTCCATGAGATCGTTGGACGTTCCTGTGGTCAAGGGGACCTCGGGAATTTTGGCGCTCTCCTCCCGGATGGCCCCTGTATCTCAGGAGTCCGAATGTCTCCGGTGTGGGCGATGTGTTGATGCCTGTCCCATGTGGCTCGTGCCTTTAACCTTGGATCAGGCTGTTCGTCGGGGAGATTACGCCGCTTTTGAGCAAAACGGCGGAATGAACTGCATTGAGTGCGGTTGCTGTACCTACCACTGTCCGGCTCTGCGGCAACTCACTCAGACCTGTCGAACAGGCAAGGCTCGAGTCATGGCTGAACGGAAGAAGAAACTGGGGGCGGTGCAGAGATGA